TCGAATACAGGCAAGAGCAGAGCGACCAACACAAACAAGATCGCGCCCCCAATTATCACAAGCATGACCGGTTCGATGAAACGCACCATCATCGTTAACTGACGGGCGATGCGTTTATCGATGCCGTCTGCGACATTGATTAATACGGTATCAAGAGTGTTTGATTCCTCGGCAACTCGAATCATCGCCATCGTTTGGGCCGGTATCAAGCCACACTCGGAAAGCGGAGCCGACAAGGTTTGCCCCGACGAGATATTTTCAGCCGAATCACGTATGGCGTCGGCGAGCAATTGATTTCCCACCGATCCGCTGCTGATCTGCAACGACCTGAGGATCGGTACACCATTTCCCAGCAACGTACCGAGCACGCGACAAAATCGCGAAATAGCGCTATCGTGAAAAATCTTTCCAGCAATCGGCAACCGCAGCTTCCAGCGGTCAACCAGGTAACTACCTCGCTCGGTTTTGAGTAACCGTTGCAAACCCAAGACGGCAGCAACCAAAGGGATCAGCAACAGTAAACCGTAGGACATCAAAAATTCACTAAGGAACAACAAAACAATGGTCGGTGCCGGCAACCCTGAACCCTGTTGCTCAAGACGTTCAAACAATCCTTCAAATTTGGGTACAAAAAATACAATCAACACCAAGGTAACGACAATTCCACCGATCATCAAAAAGACCGGGTAAGCCATCGCGCCTTTCACTTGGCCCTTGAGTTCCTCTTGAAGCTCTAAGAAGCTCGCCACGCGATTCAGGGCTTCCTCAAGAAACGCTCCTTCGGATCCGGCACGAATCATGCTAATGGTCAGATCCGAAAAGATCTGAGGGTGTTGCGAGACGGCTTCTTCGAGCGATGTGCCGTCGGCGACTTGATCACGCACCTGAGTCATCACATCCTGCATGACAGGATGTGGCGATTGTTCGGCCAGCAAACTGAGTGCGGTCAACAACGGCACTCCGTTGTGTAACAGGTCCGACAACTGCGTCAGGCAGTTAGCCACTTGCTCCGCACTGACACGTCGGTGACGTTTCAGATCAAACCGTTTGGCAACAGAGGAACTAGCTTCCTGATCCTCGACGGTGAGCGGAAACAAAGAACGCTCGGACAGCAGGTTGAGCGCATCACGACGATTAGCTGCTTGCAGCAGTCCCGTTACGTCACTTCCATCTAGTCCACGAGCTGTATAGGCAAATTCGGGCATGACTGAATCACAAAAGTCAATCGGCCTTGGTAACGCGAATTACTTCATCAATCGAGGTAACGCCCGCAAGCATCTTCTGCCAACCGTCTCCACGCAACGAACGCATTCCGGCCGAAATAGCGGCGCGTTTGATCAGTGTCGATGGTTGACGATCACTGGCAAGTTGCCGAACCTCTTCGTTCGCTGTCAGCAACTCGTAGATTCCAAGACGCCCCGAATAGCCCGTACCCCGACATTGTCGGCAACCTACCGGCTGAAAGATGTCCTGACCCGACTCTTCGACCAGTTTCCAGGGAAAGTCGGTGGGTACTTCGTCACGAGTCGGAATCAACACCGACTTGCATTCACGGCAAAGAGTTCTTACCAGTCGCTGCGCTAGAACTCCTTCGACTGTGCTACTGACGAGAAATGGCTCC
The sequence above is drawn from the Pirellulaceae bacterium genome and encodes:
- a CDS encoding type II secretion system F family protein codes for the protein MPEFAYTARGLDGSDVTGLLQAANRRDALNLLSERSLFPLTVEDQEASSSVAKRFDLKRHRRVSAEQVANCLTQLSDLLHNGVPLLTALSLLAEQSPHPVMQDVMTQVRDQVADGTSLEEAVSQHPQIFSDLTISMIRAGSEGAFLEEALNRVASFLELQEELKGQVKGAMAYPVFLMIGGIVVTLVLIVFFVPKFEGLFERLEQQGSGLPAPTIVLLFLSEFLMSYGLLLLIPLVAAVLGLQRLLKTERGSYLVDRWKLRLPIAGKIFHDSAISRFCRVLGTLLGNGVPILRSLQISSGSVGNQLLADAIRDSAENISSGQTLSAPLSECGLIPAQTMAMIRVAEESNTLDTVLINVADGIDKRIARQLTMMVRFIEPVMLVIIGGAILFVLVALLLPVFDMSTSI